In Toxoplasma gondii ME49 chromosome VIII, whole genome shotgun sequence, a single genomic region encodes these proteins:
- a CDS encoding hypothetical protein (encoded by transcript TGME49_270270~Predicted trans-membrane domain (TMHMM2.0):120-143:152-175:278-301), protein MSSQASARTGLSPAEEAFLSYDWAKSAKWQAYLDSLYPTPPLNKMMKWKKKFFKTHEDPTFVPDSPALAAALNEEDPSNAQQSHTQPPSSGTSGNVPTYSYSQPSQRFSPPARRSFLRSKLLPPLCAVGLVVGVILSLLSVFTPRQDSEPSTRPGLTGSSVLFVSFLLHVYIVLGGPPVRFSNFTESISTNLPPYVQQALHLDAAHAIFYLLFTASMPPSLPVTLSPAISALLVFSTLMGEGDGIPVVVKTNSLVLKAITKVQMNRMLLMQQRADVEVFFGVFFIVSRILTLNFSVSHSIIPIFLYFHLFRIRYSTCGFTHTTFRRIDAFISGLVYKPMCPPFVASLYRRVQTLCKALVNPQTTSPTAAAQQRCVIQ, encoded by the exons ATGTCGTCGCAAGCTTCGGCTAGAACCGGGCTGAGCCCGGCAGAGGAGGCATTTCTGTCTTACGACTGGGCAAAGAGCGCGAAATGGCAAGCGTACCTCGACAGCTTATATCCCACTCCACCGCTGAACAAGATGatgaagtggaagaagaaattcTTCAAGACACACGAG GACCCAACATTCGTTCCGGATTCCCCCGCTCTGGCAGCTGCCCTGAATGAGGAGGATCCATCGAACGCTCAGCAGTCGCACACTCAACCTCCATCGTCGGGAACAAGCGGAAATGTGCCAACATATTCGTATTCTCAGCCTTCTCAGAGATTCTCCCCACCGGCACGAAGGTCCTTCCTCCGATCCAAACTTCTTCCGCCACTCTGTGCTGTGGGTCTCGTCGTCGGTGTCATCCTTTCTTTACTTTCAGTCTTTACACCTCGTCAGGACTCCGAGCCGTCGACG CGCCCCGGACTGACGGGTTCCAGTGTGCTCTTCGtatcgtttcttctgcacgTGTACATCGTCTTGGGAGGCCCGCCAGTTCGCTTCTCAAATTTCACGGAGTCAATCAGTACAAACCTCCCGCCGTACGTCCAGCAAGCTCTGCACTTGGATGCTGCTCACGCAATCTTCTACTTGCTGTTCACGGCGTCAATGCCTCCCTCGCTTCCGGTCACCCTCTCTCCAGCCATTTCAgcccttctcgtcttctccactttgatgggagaaggagacggcaTTCCAGTCGTTGTCAAAAC CAACTCCCTCGTGCTCAAGGCCATTACGAAGGTGCAGATGAAT AGAATGCTCCTCATGCAACAGCGTGCCGACGTCGAAGTCTTCTttggcgtcttcttcattgTGTCACGGATTTTGACTCTCAATTTTTCGGTCTCCCACAGCATTATTCCCATTTTCCTTTACTTCCACCTCTTCCGAATTCG CTACTCTACATGCGGTTTCACGCACACTACGTTCCGGCGAATTGATG CCTTCATTTCTGGACTCGTGTACAAGCCGATGTGCCCGCCATTTGTTGCCTCTTTATACCGTCGG GTTCAGACACTGTGCAAGGCCCTGGTAAATCCTCAGACTACGTCGCCAACTGCAGCCGCGCAACAGCGCTGCGTCATTCAGTGA
- a CDS encoding hypothetical protein (encoded by transcript TGME49_270260) has product MIDLRNEKHLRSCNIDGAMVTRDDYSVAMDEELADWDLDQQNKTDRLRGILDKIDRESYKSIQCLKSTLEAVDRRISTAGLSQQQRSARSKSEDLQGFTGSRLPRRFFYNRVADDSPSVKYPATSSTVPPIPAVDSKPLCDSLSISSPSSTSVQRVSRSRPRKKTGSRQKPTRSGVEDEPAEDQNAPVPGQLEGVFKGLRTLRVETQRLWTGLQQAREYANRCSTEASASSHSPPDNLKECRRDSARRTYIQLLDCIDSSSKLAERLECRINILEEKSRQKLTQIYNDLYIRQKFRLPPWPVTVKPAPTLLLRAQSGLQHGSAEAVEDNGDCSSRASVMPLVGSASYPRDAKPFESGDKISHPGSRVATREQLRDELLSACLVEDPRSRPKSLIYELRANRRSDSRLRATYNYPTHWTAYAHITEF; this is encoded by the exons ATGATAGACCTGCGTAACGAAAAACACCTGAGGTCATGTAACATCGATGGAGCAATGGTGACTCGAGATGATTATTCTGTAGCCATGGATGAGGAACTGGCTGACTGGGATTTGGACCAACAGAATAAAACAGACCGACTGAGAGGCATTTTGGACAAGATCGATAGGGAAAGCTACAAAAGTATTCAGTGCCTCAAGTCAACATTAGAAGCTGTGGACAGACGAATATCGACGGCGGGACTGTCGCAGCAGCAACGCAGTGCAAGGAGTAAAAGTGAAGATCTGCAGGGCTTCACTGGAAGCCGGTTGCCCCGCCGGTTTTTCTACAACAGAGTTGCCGATGATTCGCCAAGCGTGAAATACCCAGCCACGTCCTCAACAGTCCCCCCTATTCCTGCAGTAGATTCGAAGCCTCTCTGCGATTCACTCAGCATATCCTCACCCAGTAGCACAAGTGTCCAAAGGGTTTCAAGAAGTCGACCTCGAAAAAAGACTGGGTCTCGTCAAAAACCCACTCGGTCGGGTGTTGAGGATGAACCTGCAGAAGACCAAAACGCACCCGTGCCTGGTCAGCTAGAAGGCGTCTTCAAAGGCTTGCGAACACTGAGAGTCGAAACACAGCGCCTCTGGACGGGACTCCAGCAGGCCCGGGAGTACGCAAACCGATGTTCTACAGAGGCGTCTGCCTCGAGTCACTCTCCTCCAGACAATCTGAAGGAATGTAGGCGCGACAGCGCTCGCAGAACCTATATACAACTCCTTGACTGTATTGATTCATCTTCTAAGCTTGCGGAAAGACTTGAGTGCAGAATAAACATTCTGGAGGAGAAAAGTCGGCAGAAGCTAACTCAGATCTACAACGACCTCTATATACGTCAGAAGTTCCGGTTACCACCGTGGCCGGTAACTGTTAAGCCTGCTCCGACACTTCTGCTGCGCGCGCAGAGTGGCCTGCAACACGGATCCGCTGAGGCTGTGGAGGACAACGGTGATTGCTCCTCTCGGGCATCAGTCATGCCGCTAGTAGGGTCTGCGTCGTATcccagagacgcgaagcccTTCGAGTCAGGGGACAAAATTTCGCATCCAGGTTCGCGGGTCGCGACCAGAGAACAACTCAGGGATGAACTTCTGTCAGCGTGTCTCGTGGAAGATCCGCGTAGCCGACCGAAAAGTCTAA TCTACGAATTACGCGCCAACAGGCGCTCGGACAGCCGTCTCCGTGCCACCTACAATTACCCAACGCACTGGACGGCATACGCACATATCACCGAGTTTTAA
- the GRA1 gene encoding dense granule protein GRA1 (encoded by transcript TGME49_270250~Signal peptide predicted by SignalP 2.0 HMM (probability 0.999) with cleavage site probability 0.937 at residue 24), with protein sequence MVRVSAIVGAAASVFVCLSAGAYAAEGGDNQSSAVSDRASLLGLLSGGTGQGLGIGESVELEMMGNTYRVERPTGNPDLLKIAIKTSDGSYSEVGNVNMEEVIDTMKSMQRDEEIFFRALNKGETVEEAIEDVAQAEGLNSEQTLQLEDAVSAVASVVQDEMNVIDDVQQLEKDKQQLKDDIGFLTGERE encoded by the exons ATGGTGCGTGTGAGCGCTATTGTCGGAGCTGCTGCATCGGTGTTCGTGTGCCTGTCTGCCGGCGCTTACGCTGCCGAAGGCGGCGACAACCAGTCGAGCGCCGTCTCAGATCGGGCGTCTCTCCTTGGTTTGCTGAGTGGAGGGACAGGGCAGGGATTAGGAATCGGAGAATCTGTAGAGCTGGAGATGATGGGGAACACGTATCGTGTGGAGAGACCCACAGGCAACCCGGACTTGCTCAAGATCGC CATTAAAACTTCAGATGGATCGTACAGCGAAGTCGGCAATGTTAACATGGAGGAGGTGATTGATACTATGAaaagcatgcagagggaCGAGGAGATTTTCTTTCGTGCGTTGAACAAAGGCGAAACAGTAGAGGAAGCGATCGAAGACGTGGCTCAAGCAGAAGGGCTTAATTCGGAGCAAACCCTGCAACTGGAAGATGCAGTGAGCGCGGTGGCGTCTGTTGTTCAAGACGAGATGAACGTGATCGACGATGTGCAGCAGCTTGAAAAGGACAAACAACAGCTTAAGGATGACATAGGGTTCTtaacaggagagagagagtaa